In one Streptomyces sp. NBC_01288 genomic region, the following are encoded:
- a CDS encoding MFS transporter — translation MTVGRGPWRVFAATAVGVVAVFLNMSGLAVALPTITRELGADPGQADWILLGYMLVTTALILVFGRLADIVGRRSLYLAGLVVLTAGTGLAALSPSAGFLIAARVVQGVGAAAVITNNTALLTDVFPARTLGRALGWNVTVAATAQVAGPVVGGAATQLLGWRGLFVVCVPIGLVAIGASVLAVPASGTRVGRAREPFDLPGALLSTAMLTALVLTLTPGVTSTVADWLPWACGAATLALFTAFVAVQTRRSHPLVDVALLRTRAIALVLAAVLANAVGSYAVVLLASLHEQAVGGATSLEAGVLVTPVAAGTLIASAAAGSLFDRFTPRTLTTTGMAVTACGLLGFSLTLSTTTVPFLAVAPFLFLVGAGTGLFMTPSTGALMLSAPADRRGMANGLRSTTQNVGYLLSTALALAFTTTGLSEPARQAAYDGTLNTLNVLASGELDRFVANIRATGFVLTGIVAVGGVICLAFPTSLRAPRTADAAVVNTPPESATSRRTTS, via the coding sequence GTGACCGTCGGCCGCGGTCCGTGGCGGGTGTTCGCGGCCACCGCCGTGGGGGTGGTGGCCGTGTTCCTCAACATGAGCGGTCTCGCCGTCGCGCTGCCCACCATCACCCGGGAGCTCGGGGCCGACCCCGGGCAGGCCGACTGGATCCTGCTCGGCTACATGCTGGTCACCACCGCCCTGATCCTCGTCTTCGGCCGGCTGGCCGACATCGTCGGCCGACGCAGCCTGTATCTCGCCGGGCTCGTCGTCCTCACCGCCGGGACCGGGCTCGCGGCGCTCTCCCCGTCGGCCGGGTTCCTGATCGCGGCCCGGGTCGTACAGGGCGTCGGTGCCGCCGCCGTGATCACCAACAACACCGCCCTGCTCACCGACGTGTTCCCCGCACGGACACTGGGCCGGGCCCTCGGCTGGAACGTCACCGTGGCCGCCACGGCCCAGGTCGCCGGACCGGTCGTCGGCGGCGCGGCGACCCAACTCCTCGGCTGGCGTGGGCTGTTCGTCGTCTGCGTGCCGATCGGGCTGGTCGCGATCGGCGCGTCGGTCCTGGCCGTCCCGGCGAGCGGAACGCGGGTCGGCCGGGCCCGCGAACCGTTCGACCTGCCGGGCGCGCTGCTGTCCACGGCGATGCTGACCGCACTCGTCCTCACCCTGACACCCGGCGTCACATCCACCGTCGCCGACTGGCTGCCGTGGGCCTGCGGCGCCGCGACCCTGGCACTGTTCACGGCCTTCGTCGCCGTCCAGACCCGCCGCTCGCACCCCCTGGTCGACGTGGCGCTGCTGCGCACCCGGGCGATCGCCCTCGTGCTCGCGGCCGTCCTCGCCAACGCGGTCGGCAGCTACGCCGTCGTCCTCCTGGCGTCCCTGCACGAGCAGGCGGTCGGCGGCGCCACGTCCCTGGAGGCGGGGGTGCTGGTGACACCGGTCGCGGCCGGCACGCTGATCGCCTCGGCCGCCGCGGGTTCCCTGTTCGACCGCTTCACCCCGCGCACGCTGACGACAACGGGCATGGCGGTCACGGCCTGCGGACTGCTGGGCTTCTCGCTGACCCTCTCGACGACGACCGTGCCCTTCCTGGCCGTCGCCCCGTTCCTCTTCCTCGTCGGGGCCGGTACCGGGCTGTTCATGACACCGAGCACGGGCGCGCTGATGCTGTCCGCGCCGGCCGACCGGCGCGGTATGGCCAACGGCCTGCGGTCCACCACACAGAACGTGGGCTACCTCCTCAGTACGGCCCTCGCCCTCGCGTTCACGACGACCGGGCTGAGCGAACCGGCCCGCCAGGCCGCGTACGACGGGACACTGAACACCCTGAACGTGCTCGCGTCCGGCGAGTTGGACCGCTTCGTCGCCAACATCCGCGCCACGGGGTTCGTCCTCACCGGCATCGTCGCGGTCGGGGGAGTGATCTGCCTGGCCTTTCCCACATCGCTGCGGGCACCCCGTACCGCTGACGCCGCCGTCGTCAACACCCCACCGGAGTCCGCCACTTCACGAAGGACGACATCATGA